A single genomic interval of Gossypium raimondii isolate GPD5lz chromosome 11, ASM2569854v1, whole genome shotgun sequence harbors:
- the LOC105803969 gene encoding probable receptor-like protein kinase At5g24010: protein MEKLQNLLLQLLLLLPFSSAYTPPHQYFINCGSNSNVSGSGGRKFVGDLNSGVSFFVGQSSPVPHANPSSSQLYQSARIYRHPFFYEFVINENGTYFVRLHFFVSSSDSNLATAKFNVSASGFWLLSNFALRNSISSPIIKEFLVTINEKRFRICFIPSQGSNLAFVNAIEVFLAPEDFIPDTASLVTPAGSRISFDGLSSQVLHTLFRINVGGSTLTPINDTLWRNWIPDDSFLLNPMTARNSDFFSDSPNYREGGATEYTAPDPVYKTAKEMNIDESRQLNFFNVTWSFNVSKSSSHFVRVHFCDIISVSLNVIIFDLYIYNKFSARINPYDKMGQLAAPFYYDFVVDSDESGIMNISIGPRANSPNQTAFLNGLEIMELMKKSDFVSCPGNLESNRTSLFAIVGSIGGGSFVIILVAIVLLSLKRRNTKRGQSSSWPFSGPFYARSSSYNGMSEKTSNMLPTDLNLTLRLSYHEIEQSTKNFDSNLVIGEGGFGKVYQGMFRGIKVAVKRSEPGHGQGLLEFQTEIVVLSQIRHRHLVSLIGYCDERFEMILVYEFMEQGTLRDHLYYSTADFEKSYSTCSELSWKQRLEICIGAAKGLIYLHTGAAGGIIHRDVKSTNILLDEQFVAKVADFGLSKSGIPDVEHSVDVKGTFGYLDPEYFMSLQLTDKSDVFSFGVVLLEVLCARPAVINSNRREEVNLAEWGMHWLRKGQLDNIIDPVLVDTINPNSFRKFAETTEKCLRVYGSERPIMRDVLWDLEYALQLQLTPINRGPLEDSITNASLEFSMPILHRLPSNSSPAVNEDNTTLVFDDTSDVTTSEVLTKLRIGDSR from the coding sequence ATGGAAAAGCTTCAAAACCTCCTCCTCCAGTTGTTGCTGCTTCTTCCCTTTTCATCAGCTTACACACCTCCACATCAGTACTTCATCAATTGTGGATCAAATTCTAATGTCTCAGGCAGCGGAGGTCGGAAATTTGTTGGTGACCTGAATTCCGGTGTTTCCTTCTTTGTAGGGCAAAGCAGCCCTGTCCCTCATGCAAATCCTTCCTCATCTCAACTCTATCAATCTGCAAGAATCTATCGACACCCTTTCTTTTACGAGTTTGTAATTAATGAGAACGGCACCTACTTTGTGCGTCtccatttctttgtttcttcatCTGATTCTAATCTAGCCACAGCTAAATTTAATGTATCAGCTTCAGGATTTTGGCTATTATCAAACTTTGCTCTCAGGAACAGTATTAGTTCACCTATCATCAAAGAATTTTTGGTCACCATCAATGAAAAAAGATTTAGGATCTGCTTCATACCTTCCCAAGGATCAAACTTGGCTTTCGTAAATGCCATCGAAGTCTTTCTTGCCCCTGAGGATTTCATCCCCGATACCGCTTCTCTTGTTACTCCTGCAGGAAGTAGAATTTCTTTTGATGGTTTGTCTTCTCAGGTGTTGCATACACTCTTTAGGATTAATGTTGGAGGGTCTACCCTCACACCAATAAATGATACATTGTGGAGGAACTGGATACCGGATGATAGTTTCTTGCTTAATCCAATGACTGCAAGGAATAGTGACTTCTTCTCTGATTCACCTAACTATCGAGAAGGGGGAGCCACTGAATATACTGCCCCAGACCCTGTGTATAAGACTGCAAAAGAAATGAATATAGATGAGAGCAGACAACTAAATTTCTTCAATGTTACATGGAGTTTTAATGTGAGCAAGAGTTCAAGTCACTTCGTCCGGGTCCATTTTTGTGACATAATTAGTGTATCTCTTAATGTCATAATCTTCGATCTCTATATCTATAACAAGTTTAGTGCAAGGATTAATCCATATGATAAAATGGGTCAGTTGGCTGCTCCATTTTACTATGATTTTGTAGTTGATTCTGATGAGTCCGGAATCATGAACATAAGTATAGGGCCTCGAGCGAATTCTCCAAATCAAACTGCCTTTCTGAATGGGCTGGAGATAATGGAGTTAATGAAGAAATCAGATTTTGTTTCGTGTCCAGGGAATCTTGAAAGTAATAGGACTAGTCTGTTTGCTATAGTTGGATCCATTGGTGGGGGttcatttgttattattttggtaGCAATAGTGCTTCTGAGTTTGAAAAGGAGAAACACAAAGCGTGGACAATCTTCAAGTTGGCCCTTCTCCGGGCCTTTCTATGCAAGGAGCAGTTCTTACAATGGAATGTCTGAAAAGACTTCCAATATGTTGCCTACTGATTTAAACCTTACTTTGAGATTATCATATCATGAAATTGAGCAATCGACCAAGAACTTCGATTCCAACTTGGTAATTGGGGAGGGTGGATTCGGAAAAGTCTATCAAGGAATGTTTCGTGGCATAAAAGTGGCTGTGAAAAGGAGTGAACCAGGACATGGCCAAGGCCTTTTAGAGTTCCAAACTGAGATAGTGGTCTTATCTCAAATTCGCCACCGTCATCTTGTTTCCTTAATCGGATATTGTGATGAAAGATTTGAAATGATACTGGTCTATGAATTCATGGAGCAAGGAACTCTTAGAGATCATCTCTATTATTCAACTGCCGATTTTGAGAAATCATACAGTACATGTTCTGAATTATCTTGGAAGCAAAGACTAGAAATTTGTATCGGTGCAGCTAAAGGCCTTATTTACCTGCATACAGGTGCAGCTGGAGGAATCATTCACCGTGATGTTAAGTCAACAAACATCTTACTTGATGAACAGTTTGTGGCCAAAGTTGCTGATTTCGGTCTTTCAAAATCAGGCATTCCTGATGTAGAACATAGCGTCGATGTAAAAGGTACCTTTGGTTATCTTGACCCTGAATACTTCATGTCTCTACAGTTGACAGATAAATCCGATGTGTTTTCTTTCGGAGTTGTACTCTTAGAAGTCCTTTGTGCTAGGCCAGCGGTCATCAACTCGAACAGGAGGGAGGAAGTGAACTTAGCTGAATGGGGAATGCATTGGCTGAGGAAAGGTCAACTTGATAATATTATTGATCCAGTGCTAGTGGATACTATTAATCCCAACTCATTTCGGAAGTTTGCTGAAACAACAGAGAAGTGTTTGAGGGTATATGGTAGTGAAAGGCCAATCATGCGTGATGTTTTGTGGGACTTGGAATATGCATTGCAGCTTCAACTTACTCCAATCAACAGGGGCCCACTTGAAGATAGTATAACCAATGCTTCATTGGAATTTTCGATGCCTATTCTCCATCGATTACCATCCAATAGCTCTCCAGCTGTTAATGAAGACAACACTACTCTAGTATTTGATGATACTTCAGATGTAACTACTAGTGAAGTACTTACGAAATTGAGGATTGGTGATTCTAGATAA